ACGCGATCCCAGAGGCTTTCGGAATCGAATTGGGGCGCGTCCTCGGCCGGCGCATCGATCGCGTCGAAGGGCACGCCGGAGCGCAGCAGCAGCTCGCGCGTGGCCGGCCCGGGCGCCCAGGCGCGCACGCCGCGCGGCCAGGCCATGCCCTCGGCCAGCAGGCCCTGCACCGCATTGCCGCTGACGAACATCACGGCCGCGTACTGCGCCAGCGCCGCGCGCGCCGCGTCCAGCGCTTGCGGATCGGGCGCAGGGTGGATGGCCATCAGCGGCAGCGCGACGGCCTCATGGCCGCACGCGCGCAGTTGTTGCACCCAGCGCGCCGCCTCCTGCGCCGGCCGGGTGACGACGATGCGCATGGACGGGTGTCAGTGCGCGCCGGCGGCGCGCAACTTGGCCGCGACCGCCGTACCCAGCGCCGCCGCCTGCTCCAGGTCCGCGATCACGTCGGCGGAACGCACGCGCACGAGCTTGCCCGCCTGCTCGGGGTCGCCCCAGGCCGCTTCGAGCTGCAGGTATTCGCCATCGAAACGGGCGTGGGCGGCCAGCGGCATCGAGCAGCTGCCACCCATGGCGCGGCTCACGGCCCGTTCGGCCGCCACGCACAACCAGGTGGCGTGATGCTCCAGCGGCGCCAGCGCCTCGATGACGTCGCGGCGCCCGGAGCGCACCTCAATGCCCAGCGCGCCCTGCCCGGCGGACGGCAACATCTCCGAGGGCTCGAAGACCTGGCGGATGCGGTGGTCCAGGCCGAGTCGCTTGAGGCCGGCCCTGGCCAGGACGATGGCGTCGTAGTTGCCTTCGTCCAGCTTGCGCAGCCGCGTCTCGACGTTGCCGCGCAGCGGCTCGATCTGCAGGTCCGGCCGCAGCGCGCGCAGCAGCACCAGGCGGCGCAGGGCGGAGGTGCCGACTTTGGCGCCCTGCGGCAGGTCGGCGAGCCGCGCGTACTGGTTGGAGACGAAGGCATCGCGCGGGTCCTCGCGCTCCATGACGCAGGCCAGCGCGAAACCCTCGGGCAGTTCCATCGGCACGTCCTTCAGTGAGTGCACGGCGAGATCGGCGCGGCCTTCCTCGAGCGCCGTCTCGAGTTCCTTGACGAAAAGGCCCTTGCCGCCGACCTTCGACAGCGTGCGATCGAGGATCTGGTCGCCCCGGGTCGTCATGCCCAGCAGCGCCACCTGGTGGCCGCGCTGTTCGAGCAGGCCCTTGACGTGTTCGGCCTGCCAGAGGGCCAGGCGGCTTTCGCGCGTTGCGATGGTGAAGAGGCCCATGGCCGTAACCTGCTTGTAATCGGGAGGGGATGGTCGATGCTAGCATCAGCCGCATCCCCCCACAGGAGCCACGAATGCCTGCTGCGACGACGCAGCCGCCGGTGCGGCGCGCCAAGGACAACGAACGCCCATTGCTGGAGGACATCCGGCTGCTGGGCCGCATCCTCGGCGGCGTCATCCGCGAGCAGGAAGGCCCCGAGGTGTTCGACCTGGTGGAGCGCATCCGCAAGTTGAGCGTGGCGTTCCGGCGCGACGCCGACCAGGAGGCCGACCGCGCGCTGAAGTCGCTGCTGAAGTCGCTGTCGGGGGACGAGGCCATGCGCGTGATCCGCGCCTTCACCTACTTCAGCCACCTGGCCAACCTGGCCGAGGACCGCCACCACATCCGCCGCCGCCAGGTGCACGAGCGCGCCGGCGACACGCAGGAAGGCAGCATCGAAGTGGCGCTGGCCCGCCTGCGCTGGGCCGGCATCAACGCGCGCACCGTCTCGCAGACCCTGGCCCACAGCTACCTGTCGCCCGTGCTCACGGCGCACCCGACCGAGGTGCAGCGCAAGAGCATCCTCGATGCCGAGCGCGACATCGCGCGGCTGCTGACGGAACGCGACGAGATCAAGGCGCGCGCCCTGCCCCGCGACGCGCTGGCGCCGCGCGAACTCGCCAACAACGAGGCGCAGATCCGCGCCCGCGTAATGCAGCTGTGGCAGACGCGCCTGCTGCGCTTCACCAAGCTGACGGTGGCCGACGAAGTGGAGACCGCCCTCTCCTACTACGAAGCCACCTTCCTGCGCGAGATCCCGAAGCTCTATCACCAGCTGGAAGAGGAACTGGGCCAGCACCATCCGGTGGCCAGCTTCCTGCGCATGGGGCAATGGATAGGCGGCGACCGCGACGGCAACCCCAACGTGAGCGCCCAGACCCTGGACTATGCGTTGCGCCGCCAGTGCGAAGTGGCGCTGCGCCACTACCTCACCGAGCTGTTCTGGCTGGGCACCGAACTGTCGCAATCGGCCACCCTGGTGCCGGTGACGCCGGCGATGAAGGCGCTGGCGGAGAGCTCGCCCGATACCAACGAACACCGGCTCGACGAACCGTATCGGCGCGCAGTGAACTGGATGTATTCGCGCCTGTCCGCCACCTTGAAGGACTTCACCGGCGGCGACGCGGCGCGCCACGTGCTGCCGCCGCAGCAGCCTTACCCGAGCGCGGAGGAATTCCTGGGCGACCTGCGCATCCTGCGCGACTCGCTGCTGGCCAGCCACGGCGCGGCGCTGGTGCAGCAGCGGCTGCATCCCTTGATCCGTGCGGTGGAAGTGTTCGGCTTCCACCTGGCCACCGTGGACCTGCGGCAAAGCTCGGACCAGCACGAGGCCGTGGTCGCGGAGCTGCTGCGCGTGGCGCGCATCGCGCCCGACTACGCGAAGCTGCCGGAACCGGCGCGGCGCGAGCTGCTGCTGCGGCTGCTGGCGGACGCCCGCGCGCTGAAGGTGCTCGGCGCCGAATACAGCGAGCTGGCGCGCAAGGAGCTCGCCATCTTCGAGATGGCGCAGGCGCTGCGCGCGCGCCTGGGCCCGCAGGCGATCCGGCACTACATCATCAGCCACACCGAGACGGTGAGCGACCTGCTGGAGGTCTTGCTCCTGCAGAAGGAAGTGGGCCTGATGCGCGGGACCATCGACGATGGCGCGATCGCCGACCTGATCGTGGTGCCGCTGTTCGAGACCATCGAGGACCTGCGCAATGCCGCGCCGATCATGCGCGAGTTCTACGCGCTGCCCGGCATCGCGAAGCTGCTGCAGCGCTCCGGCTCGGAGCAGGACATCATGCTGGGCTACAGCGACAGCAACAAGGACGGCGGCATCTTCACCAGCAACTGGGAGCTGTACCGGGCCGAGATCGCGCTGGTGGAACTGTTCGAGCAGCTGGCCAACTCGCACAACATCCAGCTGCGGCTGTTCCACGGCCGTGGCGGCACCGTGGGCCGCGGCGGCGGCCCGAGCTACCAGGCCATCCTGGCGCAGCCACCCGGCACGGTGCGCGGCCAGATCCGGCTGACCGAGCAAGGCGAGGTGATCGCCTCCAAGTACGCCAACCCCGAGATCGGCCGGCGCAACCTGGAGACCCTGGTGGCCGCCACCCTGGAAGCCACCTTGCTGCAGCCCACCAAGCCGGCGCCCAAGTCCTTCCTGCAGGCGGCCGAGGCGCTGTCGCAGGCAAGCATGAAGGCCTATCGCGGCCTCGTGTACGAGACGCCCGGCTTCGTCGACTACTTCTTCAGCGCCACGCCGATCCGCGAGATCGCGGAGCTGAACATCGGCTCGCGGCCCGCGTCGCGCAAGGCCTCGCAACGCATCGAGGACCTGCGGGCGATTCCCTGGGGCTTCAGCTGGGGCCAGTGCCGCCTGACCTTGCCGGGCTGGTTCGGCTTCGGGTCCGCGGTGGAATCCTTCGTCGCCAGCGGCGACCGCAAGGAGGCGGTGGCCTTGCTGCAGAAGATGTACCGGCACTGGCCGTTCTTCCGCACCTTGCTGTCCAACATGGACATGGTGCTGGCCAAGAGCGACCTCGCGCTGGCGTCACGGTATGCGGAACTCGTTCCCGACGCGCGCCTGCGCAAGCGCATCTTCGGCGCCATCGAGGCGGAGTGGCAACGCACCGTGGATGCATTGATCCTGGTCACCGGCGAGCGCCAGCGCCTCGCCGGCAACCCCGCCCTCGCGCGCTCGATCAAGCACCGCTTCCCCTACATCGACCCGCTGCACCACCTGCAGGTGGAGCTGGTGCGCCGCTGGCGCCAAGGCCAGGCCGACGAGCGCGAACGGCGCGGCATCCACATGGCGATCAACGGGATCGCGGCGGGCTTGCGGAATACGGGCTGAAATTCGACAGACAGAACTGCCGGACGCAAAAGACGCAAAGGTTCCGCAGAGGACGCAAAAAAATCATGGATGTTCTTTTGCGTCCTTTGCGTGCTTTCGCGCCCTTTGCGTCCGGAAGTCCGGCTGTCCGCCTTCAGTCCCCCAGCAACTCCCCCACCGGCTTCAGGTGATCGACGCGGTCGCACACTGCCTTGATCGCCATCAGGATGGGGATGCCTAGCAGCAGCCCCCACACGCCCCACAGCCAGCCCCAGGCCAGCACGCCGATGAACACGGCCACCGCGTTCATGCTGTTGGCCTTGCTGGTGGCCCAGGGCACCAGCAGGTAGCCGACGATGACGGCGATGACGGTGGCCACGCCGCCCACCAGCAAGGCGGAGCGCACGTCGCCGAATTGCAGGAAAGCCACCAGCGCCGCGCCGCCGCTGATGGCCACCGGGCCGATGTAGGGCACCAGGTTCAGCACGCCTGCCGCCACGCCCCACACCGCCGCATGGTTCAGGCCCAGCAGCGCGAAGGCGATGCCCACGACCAGGCCCTTGCCCACGCTCGCCAGCAGCTGCACCAGCAGGTAGCGCTGCATCTGCCCGTTGATCTCGTCCAGCGCCTGCACGGTCAGCTTCTTTTCGGCCAGCCCGGGGCCGGCGATCTTCACCAGCTTGCGGCGGAAGGTGTCGCCCGAGACCAGCATGAAATAAGTGAGGAAGGTGACCAGCACCGCCTGCGCCAGGCCCGTCACCAGGCCCAGCGTGCCGCTCCAGAGGTACTCGCGCAGGTCGAAACGCGGCTTCTCCACGATGACGCGCGCCACGTTGCGCGGCGGCGGCGCGGCGCTGCCGCCGCCGGCTTCCTCGGCGGCCTTCTGCAGTTCGGCCGCGGCCTGCTGCACGGTGTCCAGCGGCGTGGCCTTGGCCGTCCGGCCGCTGGTGACGCTGTCCCGCAGCTTCCGCGCGGCCTGCGGCAGCGAGGCGATGAGGTCGCTGGCGTCGTCCGACAGCGAATAGGCCGTGCCGCCAGCGCCGCCCAGGATGGCGAGGATCAGCACCGCCGCGCTCAGCGCGCGCGGCACCCGCCAGCGTTGCAGCCCGTCGACGATGGGCGACAGCGCATAGCTGAAGACGATGCCCAGCATCAACGGGATGAAGAACGCGCTGGCCCAGCGCAGCACGGCCAGGATGGCCAGCGCCGTCAGGACGACGAGCGCCGCATTGCGGACGTCCACCGGCATGTGCAGCAGCACGCGCGGCGGTTCGTCTTCGGTGGAATCAGGATCGGAACCCAAGCAGCAACAACTCCCGAGCCCCCGTTCCTCTCTAGCTGGCCAGCGCCTCCCGCACCGCACTGAGCTGCCGGCGCGAAACCGCCAGCGACTCCTCGATGCCGTTCAGGCGAACCGCCCAGCCCTCGCCCTCTTCGGGGTCGAAATGTTTTTCCAGGGCCCGCACGGCGCGGCGTGACACCAGCGCATTGCGGTGGACCCGCAGGAACTGCGCGCCGTGGCGTTCCTCCAGGTCGCTGAGCGAACCGTCCAGAATATAGCTCCTGGCGGCCGTGCGCACGGTGATGTACTTCAATTCGGCCTTGAAATAGAGCACCTCCGTGACCGGCACCCGCTCGGTGCGCCCGCGGTCCTGGATCACCAGCACTTCCTGTTCCTGCTCGTGGCCGCCGGCGCGGGCCTGCACGGTGCGTTCCACCTTGGCCAGGGCCGTCTGCAGCCTTTCCAGCCGGACCGGCTTGGTCAGGTAGTCCACCGCTTCCAGCTCGAAGGCGGCGACGGCGTGCTCCGCATAGGCGGTGACGAACACCACGGCCGGCGACTCCGGCAGCGAGCGCAGCACGCCGGCCAGGGCCAAGCCGTCGGCGCCGGGCATGTGGATGTCAAGCAACACTGTATCGAAGCTTTGCCGCCGCAGGTGCTCCATGGCCTGGGCCGCGTTGCCCGCCTCGGCGGCCACTTCGGCCGTCGGCGCCTTGCAGTCGGCCAGCAAGGTGCGCAGGCGAGACCGCGCCAGCGGCTCGTCATCGACCAGCAGCACTCTCAATGCCATGTTGCTTCCCCCTCTACCATGTTCATCCGGGTACTTCCATCCGCACCTGGTACAGCCCGTCGATCAGCGCCGTCTGGAACTGCGCCTGCACATCGTGCATCAGCCGCAGGCGGTCGCGCACATTCCCCAGCGCCACGCCGTTCCCAGGCTTGCCCTGCCCCGCCGGCACCGTGTTCGTCACCTTGATGACGACCATGCTGCCACGGCGCTGGGTCGTGACTTTGACCTGGGCCCCCGTCGGACTGGGCTCCACTCCGTGTTTGACCGCATTTTCCACTAACGGCTGCAGAAACAAAGCAGGCACTTTGGCGCTGCCCGCCCGCGGGTCGATGGCCCACTCCACCTGCAGCCGGTCGCCGAAGCGGACCTGCTCGATGTCCAGGTAGCGGCGGGCGATGACGACCTCCTCCGCCAGGGTGACCGGGCCGCCCTGGTCCACCAGGGCGTGCCGGAACAGTTCGCTCAGGTCCTCCAGCAGCGTTTCGGCCTTGCGCGGGTCCTCGCGCACCAGCGCAATGGCGCTGTTCAGGCTGTTGAACAGGAAATGGGGACGGATGCGGGCCTGCAACTCCGCCAAACGGGCGGTCGTGTCCGCCGGCATGCGGCCCTTGGCCCGCAGCACCAGGGCGGCCACCATCACCGCCGACAGCAGCGCGCCCGTAGCGGCCGCGGCAAACCAGGGCAGCGGCTCCCGCGTGACCAGGACCAGCAGGGCGCAGCCGTACAGGCCCGAGATCGCGCCCAGGGCGACCCCGCACGCCTGCTGCGCCGGCGCCGCCAGGCGGGCCAGCACCTTCTTCAGGCTGCAGGCGGCCACCAGCCAGCCCAGGGTGGCGGGCATCGCCGCGCCGCTCAGGAAGGCCATGCGTTCGACCCAGCCCACCAGGCCGCCGCCGCCGAACATGGCGCCCACGGCCATCACCGCCTCGACGAACAGCAAGGCGCGCAGCACCACCCCCAGCTGGCAGGCGTCGAACACCAGCACGGGCTCGGGCCGCAGGCGGGACGGCGGGCGGTTCAGTTCCTGGAAAGCCGATAATAGTTGCGAGTCGTTCATCTGGCCGGGGGCTAGGTTTTCCCGGATTATGGTGAACGCCACCCGTCTTCCCGCAAATTCCCGGCCTTTCCCCAGCCCCTATGAGCCAACTCGATCACAAGTCCGAGGCGTGGTCCGCCCTGTTCAGCGAACCCATGAGCGACCTTGTTGCCCGCTACACGGCCAGCGTCTTCTTCGACAAGCGCCTGTGGCAGGCGGACATCGAAGGCTCGCTGGCCCACGCCGCCATGCTGGCGAAGCAGCAGGTGATCTCGCCTCAGGACCTGGAGTCCATCCGCAAGGGCATGGCGCAGATCCGCGGCGAGATCGAGTCGGGCGCCTTCCAGTGGAAGCTGGAGCTGGAGGACGTGCACCTGAACATCGAGGCGCGCCTCACCCAATTGGTGGGCGACGCCGGCAAGCGACTGCACACCGGCCGCAGCCGCAACGACCAGGTCGCCACCGACGTGCGCCTGTGGCTGCGCGGCGAGATCGACCTGGTCGCCGACCTGCTGAACGAGCTGCAGAAGGCGCTGCTGAAGATCGCCGAGGACAACGTCGAAGTGGTGCTGCCCGGCTTCACCCACCTGCAGGTGGCGCAGCCCGTGAGCTTCGGCCACCACATGCTGGCCTACGTGGAGATGTTCTCGCGCGACCACGCGCGCATGCTGGACGTGCGCAAGCGCGTGAACCAGCTGCCGCTGGGCGCCGCGGCGCTGGCCGGCACCACCTACCCGCTGGACCGCGAGTTCGTCGCGCAGCAACTGGGCATGGAAGGCGTGTGCCAGAACTCGCTGGATGCCGTGAGCGACCGCGACTTCGCCATCGAATTCACCGCGGCCGCCTCGCTGCTGATGGTGCACGTGAGCCGCTTCAGCGAGGAGCTGGTGCTCTGGATGAGCCAGAACTTCGGCTTCATCCGCATCGCCGACCGCTTCACGACCGGCTCGTCGATCATGCCGCAGAAGAAGAACCCGGACGTGCCGGAGCTCGCGCGCGGCAAGACCGGCCGGGTGGTGGGCCACCTGATGGGCCTGATCACGCTGATGAAGGGCCAGCCGCTCGCCTACAACAAGGACAACCAGGAAGACAAGGAGCCGCTGTTCGACACGGTCGACACGCTGAAGGACACGCTGCGCATCTTCGCCGAGATGGCCGGCGGCATCACCGTGGTGCCGGAAGCGATGGAGCGCGCCGCCATGCGCGGCTACGCCACCGCCACCGACCTGGCCGACTACCTGGTGCAGAAGAAGGGCCTGCCCTTCCGCGACGCGCACGAGGTGGTGGCGCATGCGGTGAAGGCGGCGCTGTCACACAAGTGCGACTTGTCCGAGCTGCCGCTGGCAGTGCTGCAGCAGTTCAACCCGGCGATCGAGAAGGACGTGTACGACGTGCTGTCGCTGCGCGGCTCGCTCAACGCGCGCAACACGCTGGGCGGCACCGCGCCGGCGCAGGTGCGCGCGCAGATCGCGCGGCACCAGGCGCGGCTGGGCGCGTAGCCCGTTCAAAAAAGGCGGACTGCCGGACGCAGAGGGCGCAAAAGTACGCAAAAGCTCGCAAAAGAAGCCCAATCCAATTGGATGTCCTTTTGCGATTTTTGCGAAACCTTTGCGCCCTTTGCGTCCGGAAGTTCAGTCTTCACGCCACGCGCAACTGCGGCTGCAGCTTCCTGGTGACCGCGTCGATGCGCGCCGTCGGCAGCTGGTAGGCGCGGTCGTCGAACAGGTCGATGCCGCACATCAGCGTCTCGACCCAGTCGTAGAAGTCGGCGATGGCCTGCTTGCCCTCGATCGGCGCGCCGTGCTGCGGCACGATCATCTTCACGTCCAATTGGCGCGCCATGCGCGCCCACAGGCGCAGCACCTTGTTCGACACCATGTAGCGCCGGTGGAAGCCCTCCATGCGCGGGATGTGCGGGCGCAGGTCGCGCACCGCCGTGCGCGCCTCCTCGCCGCTGGTCATCGACACGCCCAGGTCGCCCGTGAAGAGGATACGACTGACCGGGTCGTAGAACTGGAAGTTGCCCTCCGAGTGCAGGAAGTGCGCGGGCACCATCAGCAGTTCGCTGCGGCCCAGGGGCAGGCGGCCACCGGCATCGGGCACGCCGATCACGCGGTTCTCCGTCTTGCCGACCTTGGTGAAGTGCGGCGCGAAGCGCTCCCAGATGCGCGAGATCACCAGCTGCGCCTTGGTCGAAGTGAGCCAGCGATCCAGCGACGCGATGATGTCCGGGTCGGCGTGCGAGGCCAGCAGGTAGCTCAGGTTCTGCGGCGGGAACCAGCGCGAGAGCGCCAGGAACAGTTCGTTGAAGGCGAGGTTGCCACCCGGGTCGAGGATGGCGCCCACGCCGTGGTCGACGATCAGGAACTGGTTGGCCTGCACGGCCTGCCCGTCCTCGTCCACCAGGTCGGTGAACATGAGGCAGGCGTGGTGGTCATTGCGGAAAAGTTCGATGGGCGACATGGGGAGCATTAGTCCCCATTTCGCCCCTGCCCGCGTTGACACGCGTCAAGCGCTACTCGGTCAGCTTGACGTTGTAGGTCACCACCAGCGACAGCCCCGGGTTCAGCGTGCCGGTGAAGGTCCATTGCAGGCTGCCGGCGTTGCCGGCCGCGGGCTGCGTGGCGATGGTGCAGCCGGTGATGCCGCTCGGGAAGGCGCCCGGGCAGACCGTTGAAACGAAGGTGGTGAAGGCCGGGGTCGCGTCGTTGATCACCAGCGTGGACACCGGGTAGGCGCTGAGGTTCTGCGCGGTCAGCGTGTACTGCAGCACCTCGCCGGGGCTGGCGCTGACCGACGTGGAGCCGCTGCCGCCGCGCGTGACGTTGCTCACCATCTTCTTCAGCGACAGCGCGGACGGCTCGCCGCCGGTGGTGGTGTCCGTCACCGTCAGCACGGAGGTCAGTGCCGGCGACGAGCCCGTGTAGACGAAGTTCGCCGTGATCGTCGCCGTGTTCAGGGCGCCGTAGGCGATGCCCGAAGGCACGAACTGCTTCAGCACCAGGCAGACCTGCTGTCCCGCCGTCATCGTGATGGCGCTGGTCACGACGATCTCGGTCGACTCCAGTGCGCCGCTGCAGTTGGCGTCCTGGTACAGCACCGTGCTCCACACCGTCCCCGCGGGGCTGGGCGCGTTCGTCACGGTGAAGGTGGCCTGGCCGCCGCTGCCGGCCTGGAAGGTGTGCGCGTAGAAGACGACGGTGCCGGGCTGGGCGGTCTGCGCGCCGTTGGGCGCGAAGCTTTCCGGCGGCACCATGCCGAAGGCGACGCCGGTGTACGAGCTGCCGGCCACCGGCGTGTAGGTCAGTTTCGGGCGCGCGTAGCTGCCGCCCGTGGTGCCGACGTTGCCGCCGGAGTTCTGGTAGTTCGTCAGCACCGTCGGCGTGAGCGTCAGCGCCGCGGTGATGGTGGACGGCACCCACAGCGTGAAGCTGCCGTCGCCCGCGGTGCTCGTGGTCGCCACGGTCGTCGCTCCGTTGGCCAGGGTCACCGTGACGCTGGCGAGGCCGGGTTCGGTGCCGTCCTTCGTGCCGTTGTTCGCGTTCCCGGAGCCGACGCCCGTGTCCGCGAACACGGTGCCGGTGAGTTTCGAACCGTTGTAGACGCCGAACACCTGCGGCGGCGGCGCCGGCGACCCGGCCGCCACGTTCACCTGCAACAGCCCGCTCGCGTTCTGCATCCCCAGCCAGCCCGTGGGAAGCGTGGGCGTGATGTCGGTCAGCGTGGAGTTGTTGTCCAGGATCACGCAGTACGTGCCCTGTGGCAGGTTGGGCAGCGTGTAGGCGCCGGTGGTCGCGTCCACGGCCACCGCGTTCAGCGCCGGGTTCGTGCAGGCGCCGCCCGAGACCTGCGCCACCTTCGCGTAGAAGCCCGTCACGCCCGGCCCGGCTTCGGCGCCGTCCTGCGCGCCGTTGTGGTTCGCGTCGGAATAGACCGTTCCGGTGATCGTGTTGAAGATCGGCGTGTTGGTGAAGGTACACAACACCGCGTCGCCGTAGGCGAGGCTGTTGAAGGTGTACGAGCCGCTGCTGCTGCTGATCGCCAGGTTCGTCGGCATCGTGGTGGCCGAGCCGGAGTTCGAGTTGGTACAGGTCAGCGTCGTCGTGTAGTTCGCCAGGGTGCCTACGCTCCCCGGCGCCATGGCCTGTGAGACGACGAATGGATAACTGGCGGCCACCGTGGGGACCGTGGCCGCCGCGAAGCCGGATGTCGCGGTGCCGGTGGTGGTGCCGGTCGCCAGCTTGGTGCCGGTGGTGGTGCCCAGCGAGTAGACGAACTGGTCGGCCGCGTTGTAGCGCTGGTTGGTGATCTGCGAGACCGCCGAGATCGACGCATAGCGCAGGCCCACGATCACGCCCTGCAGGCCGCTGGCCTTCATGGTGGCGGTGACCTGCGTCGGGTTGGTGTCGGTGCGGAAGACGTAGCTGCCCACCGTGCCGGCGACGCCGGTTTCGCTGACGGTCTTGCTGTTGAGCCCGGACACCGTGGGATAGGTCGTGCCGCCATTCGCGATCTGCGCCACCTGCGACCAGTTGCCGCCGTTGGTGGTGAACGAAAGCGTCTCGCCTGCGTTGGTGGACTCGCCGTCGCCGACGATGATCGAGTAGTTGGCGGAGCCGCCCGTGGGCGGCGTCACCGTGATGTTGCGGATCGTGAACGTCACGGTGCTGCCGTCGGTGCCCGTGTACAGGATCGGCTTGTTCGGGATGCCGTTGAAGGCGACGTTGCCGAAGGCCGAGCCGGTCCAGGACGGGACCGCCGTGGGGATCAGCGCGGTGTTGGCGTTGGTGCCCGAGAACGTGGTGACCCTCAGGTTCATGCTCACGTTCGTGCCGTCCGGCAGGCCGAAGCTGAAGGTCTGGCCGGCGGTGGTGCGGGCCGTCGTGTCGACGTAGGTCGAGAAGTCCAGCCAGCAGTAGGTGCGGAAATCGGCAGGCGCCGTGCCTTGCGTGGTCGCCGGCGCGCAGCTCGCGGCCAGCGCCGTGCCGGGGACCGCGGCGGCGAGCAGCCACCCAGCCACGCAGGCGAACAGGAAGCGCCGCCAGAGAGCCAGCAGGCGCATCAAGACTTGCCTCCCGCCGCCGGCTGCGCCTTGGGCGAGGCGTCGGCATCGTTCTGGAGCAGCGTCTCGTCGAACTTGAAGCGCATGCGCAGGTAAGCGCCCTTCTGCGTCGTGGCGTCACCGGCGAGGTCGCGCGCCGAGAAGCCCATGATGTTGTAGCCGGCGGACAGCCACAGGTTCTTCCACACCAGGTAGCCGATCTCCAGGCCGATGGCGGATTCGCGGACGTCGTTGCCCCACATGGTGTAGGCCTGCACGCCGAAGTCCCAGCGCTCGTTCAGGTCCCAGACCGAGCGCGCGCCCACCAGCTGCGTGAAGGACTTGCTGTCCAGGCCGCTGGCGCGGTCGCGGGCCAGCTTGGCCGCGTAGCGGCCGTTCACCACCCAGTCGCGGCGCGGCTGCACGTTCAGGTGCGTCGACAGGATCCAGGCGCCCTGGTCGGTGGCATGCACCGCCGTGGTGTCGTGGTCGCGGTCGTACTCGACACGCGCCAGGGCGTTCCAGGTGTCGTCGTCGACGGGGCGGTAGGCCACGCCGGACTGCGCCTTCACGATGGTCCGCTCACCGCTGCTGCTGGTGGTGCCGATATTGGTCTGGTCGTTATAGAGGAAACGGTTCAACAGGGTCCACTCCCGGTCGAGCCGGTTCACCACGGCGCCTCCCAGGAGCCAGCTGCGCGAACTGGCCGACATCTGCC
The sequence above is a segment of the Ramlibacter agri genome. Coding sequences within it:
- a CDS encoding MBL fold metallo-hydrolase encodes the protein MSPIELFRNDHHACLMFTDLVDEDGQAVQANQFLIVDHGVGAILDPGGNLAFNELFLALSRWFPPQNLSYLLASHADPDIIASLDRWLTSTKAQLVISRIWERFAPHFTKVGKTENRVIGVPDAGGRLPLGRSELLMVPAHFLHSEGNFQFYDPVSRILFTGDLGVSMTSGEEARTAVRDLRPHIPRMEGFHRRYMVSNKVLRLWARMARQLDVKMIVPQHGAPIEGKQAIADFYDWVETLMCGIDLFDDRAYQLPTARIDAVTRKLQPQLRVA
- a CDS encoding CshA/CshB family fibrillar adhesin-related protein, with product MRLLALWRRFLFACVAGWLLAAAVPGTALAASCAPATTQGTAPADFRTYCWLDFSTYVDTTARTTAGQTFSFGLPDGTNVSMNLRVTTFSGTNANTALIPTAVPSWTGSAFGNVAFNGIPNKPILYTGTDGSTVTFTIRNITVTPPTGGSANYSIIVGDGESTNAGETLSFTTNGGNWSQVAQIANGGTTYPTVSGLNSKTVSETGVAGTVGSYVFRTDTNPTQVTATMKASGLQGVIVGLRYASISAVSQITNQRYNAADQFVYSLGTTTGTKLATGTTTGTATSGFAAATVPTVAASYPFVVSQAMAPGSVGTLANYTTTLTCTNSNSGSATTMPTNLAISSSSGSYTFNSLAYGDAVLCTFTNTPIFNTITGTVYSDANHNGAQDGAEAGPGVTGFYAKVAQVSGGACTNPALNAVAVDATTGAYTLPNLPQGTYCVILDNNSTLTDITPTLPTGWLGMQNASGLLQVNVAAGSPAPPPQVFGVYNGSKLTGTVFADTGVGSGNANNGTKDGTEPGLASVTVTLANGATTVATTSTAGDGSFTLWVPSTITAALTLTPTVLTNYQNSGGNVGTTGGSYARPKLTYTPVAGSSYTGVAFGMVPPESFAPNGAQTAQPGTVVFYAHTFQAGSGGQATFTVTNAPSPAGTVWSTVLYQDANCSGALESTEIVVTSAITMTAGQQVCLVLKQFVPSGIAYGALNTATITANFVYTGSSPALTSVLTVTDTTTGGEPSALSLKKMVSNVTRGGSGSTSVSASPGEVLQYTLTAQNLSAYPVSTLVINDATPAFTTFVSTVCPGAFPSGITGCTIATQPAAGNAGSLQWTFTGTLNPGLSLVVTYNVKLTE